One region of Bacillus zhangzhouensis genomic DNA includes:
- the sppA gene encoding signal peptide peptidase SppA, with protein sequence MNAKRWVALIIALGVFGFSIVMSVTMALFDSLNDNKMSYQFGDEIEEKVLEHGSGAGKIAVLEINGTIQDNGGASSLLGGEGYDHRAFLKELDKAKEDASVKGVLLRVNSPGGGVYESAEIHKKLEEVKKAKKPIYVSMGSMAASGGYYVSTPAKKIFASPETLTGSLGVIMQSLNYAKLADNLGIKYETIKSGKFKDIMSPNRDMTKDERNIMQSMVDNSYEGFVKVISEGRGMSKQEVKKIADGRVYDGTQAKSNGLVDELGYYEDALKAMKKNEKGLKGATVVSYSQSFGWNSLFNMSASKLFKSEIDFLNLKETLAGSNGSKPMYLYSK encoded by the coding sequence ATGAATGCGAAAAGATGGGTAGCGCTAATTATTGCACTTGGTGTTTTCGGATTTTCAATTGTGATGAGTGTCACGATGGCCTTGTTCGATAGTCTCAATGACAATAAAATGAGCTATCAATTCGGGGATGAAATAGAAGAGAAAGTACTAGAGCATGGCAGCGGTGCAGGCAAGATTGCTGTTCTTGAGATTAATGGAACCATTCAAGATAATGGCGGCGCATCGAGCCTATTAGGCGGAGAAGGTTATGATCATCGTGCATTCCTCAAGGAACTAGATAAAGCGAAAGAGGATGCTTCTGTAAAAGGCGTACTGCTGCGCGTAAACTCTCCTGGTGGCGGTGTCTATGAAAGTGCTGAAATACATAAAAAATTAGAAGAAGTGAAAAAAGCGAAGAAGCCGATTTATGTATCTATGGGTTCAATGGCAGCTTCTGGTGGCTACTACGTGTCAACTCCAGCGAAGAAAATCTTTGCTTCTCCTGAAACATTAACAGGATCGTTAGGTGTCATTATGCAAAGCTTGAATTATGCAAAGCTGGCAGATAATTTGGGTATTAAATATGAAACAATTAAGAGCGGGAAATTCAAAGACATCATGTCTCCAAACCGTGATATGACAAAAGATGAGCGCAACATTATGCAAAGCATGGTCGACAACTCTTATGAAGGATTTGTTAAAGTGATCTCTGAGGGACGAGGCATGTCAAAACAGGAAGTCAAAAAAATTGCTGACGGCCGAGTATATGACGGGACACAAGCAAAATCGAACGGATTAGTCGATGAACTTGGGTATTATGAAGATGCTTTAAAAGCGATGAAGAAAAATGAAAAAGGCTTAAAAGGAGCAACAGTGGTCAGCTATTCTCAAAGCTTTGGCTGGAACTCTCTCTTCAACATGAGTGCAAGCAAGCTCTTTAAAAGCGAGATTGATTTTCTGAATCTAAAAGAAACACTGGCTGGCTCAAATGGGTCTAAACCGATGTATCTCTATTCAAAATAA
- a CDS encoding MogA/MoaB family molybdenum cofactor biosynthesis protein, whose translation MNVTEHKREAKERLFVKVITVSDTRTKETDKSGRLMIDLLKEQGHLVLAYDIVKDDVGSIQDAVLEGTSEPKIDAVLLNGGTGIAARDVTIEAITPLFTKELPGFGEIFRMLSYTEDIGSAAILSRAAAGVVNQKAIFATPGSTGAVRLAMTRLVIPELPHVIRELEKDQK comes from the coding sequence TTGAACGTGACAGAACATAAACGTGAGGCGAAAGAAAGGCTATTTGTGAAAGTCATTACGGTCAGTGATACAAGAACGAAAGAAACAGATAAAAGTGGCCGTCTGATGATTGATTTGCTTAAAGAACAGGGACATCTTGTGCTTGCATACGATATTGTAAAAGATGATGTTGGATCAATTCAAGACGCTGTGCTGGAAGGAACAAGTGAACCGAAAATAGATGCCGTCTTGTTAAATGGCGGAACAGGAATTGCCGCAAGGGATGTGACCATTGAAGCGATTACCCCTCTTTTTACCAAGGAACTGCCTGGTTTTGGCGAAATCTTCCGCATGCTCAGCTATACAGAAGACATAGGTTCAGCTGCTATTTTGTCAAGAGCAGCGGCAGGGGTCGTCAACCAAAAAGCTATTTTTGCCACACCCGGTTCTACCGGAGCTGTTCGCTTAGCCATGACAAGACTCGTGATTCCCGAGCTTCCTCATGTCATACGAGAGCTTGAAAAAGATCAAAAATAG
- a CDS encoding NAD kinase — MTDNRRNVFFFYKKNHELDEHISSLAKLATDQGFHVVNRAEDTHIIASIGGDGTFLQAVRKTNFRDDCLYVGVSKSENTHLYCDFSLEHFDQMIDAMNTEQLEVRKYPIIDVSVDSTNQFHCLNELSIRSSIIKTFVIDVYIDDFHFETFRGDGMIISTPTGSTAYNKSVSGAVVDPMLPCMQVTELASLNNNSYRTLGAPFILSSDRKLTLKVVQDGNDHPIIGLDNEALGTKHIKQIDIGLSGKVIKTLKLKDNSYWEKVKRRFL; from the coding sequence ATGACAGACAATCGCCGCAATGTATTTTTCTTTTACAAAAAAAATCATGAATTGGATGAACACATTTCTTCTCTCGCGAAACTCGCTACCGATCAAGGCTTTCACGTCGTCAATCGTGCAGAGGATACCCATATCATTGCTTCAATTGGCGGGGATGGTACATTTCTTCAAGCAGTCCGCAAAACGAACTTCCGGGATGACTGTTTGTATGTAGGGGTATCAAAATCAGAGAATACGCACCTATACTGCGATTTCTCGTTAGAGCATTTTGATCAAATGATTGATGCCATGAACACTGAACAGCTTGAAGTGAGAAAATATCCGATCATCGATGTAAGCGTTGACAGCACAAACCAGTTCCATTGCTTAAATGAACTGTCGATCCGCTCCAGCATTATTAAAACATTTGTGATCGATGTGTATATAGATGATTTTCACTTTGAAACTTTTAGAGGCGACGGCATGATTATTTCCACTCCGACTGGTTCAACGGCTTACAATAAATCTGTGAGCGGCGCTGTGGTTGATCCGATGCTTCCTTGTATGCAAGTCACAGAGCTTGCATCGCTGAATAACAACTCGTACCGTACATTAGGCGCTCCGTTCATCTTGAGCAGTGACCGCAAGCTGACGCTGAAGGTGGTGCAGGATGGTAACGATCATCCAATTATCGGGCTTGATAACGAAGCGCTCGGCACAAAGCACATCAAACAAATTGATATTGGCCTTTCAGGAAAAGTGATAAAAACGTTGAAATTAAAAGACAACTCTTACTGGGAAAAAGTAAAACGCAGATTCCTTTAA
- a CDS encoding acetate kinase, which produces MSKIIAINAGSSSLKFQLFDMPEETVLTKGLVERIGMDNSIFTISVDGEKKTEVTDIPNHAVAVKMLLEKLTEFHIIKDFNEIDGVGHRVVHGGEKFSDSVLLTDEVINDIDQLSELAPLHNPANVVGIKAFKQILPDVPAVAVFDTAFHQTMPEQSYLYSLPYDYYKKFGIRKYGFHGTSHKFVTERAAELLGRPLEELRLISCHLGNGASIAAVEGGKSIDTSMGFTPLAGVAMGTRSGNIDPALIPFIMEKTGHTAEEVLSTLNKKSGLLGVSGLSSDLRDIEEATKEGNDRAEVALDIFASRIHKYIGSYAARMNGVDAIIFTAGIGENSSEVRARVLRGLEFMGVYWDPSLNNMRGEEAFISYPHSPVKVIVIPTNEEVMIARDVMRLA; this is translated from the coding sequence ATGTCCAAAATTATAGCAATCAACGCAGGAAGCTCATCTCTTAAATTCCAATTGTTCGACATGCCAGAAGAAACCGTTTTAACAAAAGGGCTTGTTGAAAGAATCGGAATGGACAACAGTATTTTCACGATTTCTGTAGATGGAGAAAAGAAAACAGAAGTGACAGATATTCCAAATCATGCAGTGGCGGTCAAAATGCTGCTTGAAAAACTAACTGAATTTCATATCATTAAAGACTTTAATGAAATTGATGGTGTAGGACACCGCGTTGTTCACGGCGGAGAGAAATTCAGCGATTCTGTTCTTTTAACAGATGAAGTGATCAATGACATTGATCAGCTTTCAGAGCTTGCACCCCTTCACAACCCTGCAAACGTTGTAGGAATCAAAGCATTCAAACAAATTCTGCCTGATGTTCCAGCGGTTGCTGTGTTCGATACAGCCTTCCATCAAACTATGCCAGAGCAGTCTTACCTATACAGCCTTCCGTACGACTATTACAAAAAATTTGGTATTCGTAAATACGGATTCCACGGGACAAGCCACAAGTTCGTTACTGAGCGTGCAGCAGAGCTATTGGGCCGTCCACTAGAAGAGCTTCGTTTGATTTCTTGCCACCTTGGAAATGGTGCGAGTATCGCAGCAGTTGAAGGTGGAAAATCAATCGATACATCTATGGGCTTTACGCCACTTGCTGGTGTTGCAATGGGTACACGTTCAGGGAACATTGACCCTGCCCTTATTCCATTCATTATGGAAAAAACAGGACATACTGCTGAAGAAGTGCTTTCTACTTTGAATAAGAAGAGTGGTCTTTTAGGTGTGTCTGGGCTGTCAAGTGATCTTCGTGATATCGAAGAAGCAACAAAAGAAGGAAACGACCGTGCAGAAGTTGCTCTCGATATTTTTGCGAGCCGTATTCATAAATACATCGGTTCTTATGCAGCAAGAATGAATGGCGTAGATGCCATCATCTTCACAGCTGGAATCGGTGAAAACAGTTCAGAAGTAAGAGCACGTGTACTTCGTGGTCTAGAATTCATGGGCGTTTACTGGGATCCTTCCCTTAACAACATGAGAGGTGAAGAAGCATTCATCAGCTACCCGCACTCTCCTGTAAAAGTGATCGTCATCCCAACAAACGAAGAAGTAATGATTGCAAGAGACGTTATGCGTTTAGCGTAA
- the argH gene encoding argininosuccinate lyase — MKKLWGGRFQKTPEKWVDEFGASIHFDKQLVKEDLTGSLAHASMLNKCGILDDEETAAIKDGLNTLMKKAEADELEFSVNYEDIHLNLEKMLIDEIGPLGGKLHTARSRNDQVATDMHLYLNNQVEHIIELISSFQTVLVEKAEQHVETIFPGYTHLQRAQPISFAHHMLAYFWMLERDKARFQDSLKRINVSPLGCGALAGTTFPIDREYTAEQLGFDHIYENSLDGVSDRDFILEFLSNSSLVMMHLSRLCEEIILWCSQEFKFIELDDTYATGSSMMPQKKNPDMAELIRGKTGRVYGNLMGLLTIMKGLPLTYNKDLQEDKEGMFDTVKTIAGSLQIFTGMIQTMTVNEDVMKKATKEDFSNATEVADYLAKKGMPFREAHEIVGKLVYTCIQKGIYLCDLPFETFTEASELFEQDIYTVLDPYVAVEKRTSAGGTGFKQIQFALEKAKACLV; from the coding sequence ATGAAAAAGCTTTGGGGAGGCCGTTTTCAAAAAACACCAGAAAAATGGGTCGATGAGTTTGGCGCGTCCATTCATTTCGACAAACAATTAGTCAAAGAAGATCTGACCGGCTCCCTTGCTCATGCAAGTATGCTGAATAAATGCGGTATCCTCGATGATGAGGAGACCGCTGCCATCAAAGACGGACTGAATACGCTCATGAAAAAGGCTGAGGCGGATGAACTGGAATTCTCAGTAAATTATGAGGACATTCATTTAAATCTTGAAAAAATGCTCATTGATGAGATTGGTCCGCTTGGCGGCAAACTGCACACAGCGAGAAGCCGGAATGATCAGGTTGCAACCGATATGCACTTATATTTGAATAACCAAGTAGAGCATATCATTGAACTCATTTCTTCCTTTCAAACGGTGCTTGTAGAAAAGGCAGAACAGCACGTTGAAACGATTTTTCCAGGATATACGCACCTCCAGCGTGCACAGCCTATTTCCTTTGCCCATCATATGCTCGCCTACTTTTGGATGCTTGAACGTGACAAAGCGCGCTTTCAAGATTCATTGAAGCGCATTAATGTTTCCCCGCTTGGATGCGGAGCGTTAGCAGGGACGACTTTCCCGATTGATCGTGAATATACTGCAGAGCAGCTTGGTTTTGACCACATTTACGAAAACAGCCTTGATGGTGTGAGTGACCGGGACTTCATTTTAGAGTTTTTGTCTAATAGCAGTCTTGTGATGATGCACCTCTCACGTCTTTGTGAAGAAATCATTTTATGGTGCTCGCAAGAATTCAAATTCATTGAACTCGATGACACGTATGCAACAGGCAGCAGCATGATGCCGCAGAAGAAAAACCCGGATATGGCTGAATTAATCCGGGGGAAAACAGGTCGTGTGTATGGCAACCTGATGGGGCTTCTTACGATTATGAAAGGCTTGCCGCTTACGTATAACAAAGACCTGCAAGAAGATAAAGAAGGCATGTTTGATACAGTGAAAACCATCGCTGGCAGCCTGCAAATCTTCACAGGCATGATTCAAACAATGACAGTGAACGAAGATGTCATGAAAAAGGCAACAAAAGAAGATTTCTCAAATGCGACAGAAGTGGCAGATTACCTTGCGAAAAAAGGCATGCCCTTCCGTGAAGCACACGAAATCGTTGGCAAGCTTGTGTATACATGTATTCAAAAAGGCATCTATCTATGTGATCTTCCTTTTGAAACATTTACAGAAGCAAGCGAGCTTTTTGAACAAGACATTTACACCGTCCTTGATCCGTATGTGGCTGTTGAAAAAAGAACAAGTGCAGGCGGAACTGGATTCAAACAAATCCAGTTCGCTTTAGAAAAAGCAAAAGCCTGCCTGGTGTAA
- a CDS encoding DUF2953 domain-containing protein — protein MLYVWIAAFVFLVILLIFMKVTISLDYSHTNDNDHIALKVITLYGLVRLKKEIPMVRVNPEDQTLDIREKKMESAKTLDHEKESMHRKVGKRDMKQILHQMERITKEIVDLNRILRKFFIHIRVVSFHWSTWIGFHDAALTGVAAGGVWSVKGALIAFLQEHLTFKHKPVYEVIPTFQHNVSQTQFTCIAYFRIGHAMLAAIRLLVHWLKGRKARKSASLQATKNESSV, from the coding sequence GTGCTATACGTTTGGATCGCAGCGTTTGTGTTTCTTGTGATCTTGTTGATTTTCATGAAAGTAACCATTTCGCTGGACTATTCGCATACAAACGACAATGACCACATTGCACTGAAGGTCATCACCTTATATGGTTTGGTCAGACTCAAAAAAGAGATTCCTATGGTGAGGGTCAATCCAGAAGACCAAACGCTTGATATTCGTGAAAAGAAAATGGAGAGCGCCAAAACGCTTGATCACGAAAAAGAATCGATGCATAGAAAAGTAGGAAAACGTGATATGAAGCAAATCCTCCATCAAATGGAGCGCATCACAAAAGAGATTGTCGATTTAAACCGAATCTTGCGCAAGTTCTTCATCCACATAAGGGTTGTCTCATTTCACTGGTCGACATGGATCGGTTTTCATGACGCCGCTTTAACAGGTGTAGCAGCCGGCGGTGTGTGGTCAGTTAAAGGAGCACTGATTGCTTTTTTGCAGGAGCATCTCACCTTTAAGCATAAACCGGTGTATGAAGTCATTCCGACCTTTCAGCACAATGTGTCACAGACTCAGTTTACATGTATAGCTTACTTTCGTATTGGACATGCTATGCTTGCAGCCATTCGTTTACTTGTCCATTGGTTAAAAGGAAGAAAGGCGAGAAAAAGTGCCTCTCTTCAAGCAACGAAGAATGAATCATCTGTTTAA
- a CDS encoding SDR family oxidoreductase: MRHALITAGSKGLGRKVTESLLNMGYSVTVNYRSDDEAVRQMKEELQQYEDKLQFVQGDVTKKEDLKNMVELAAERFGRIDALINNAGPYIFERKKLADYSEDEWYQMMEGNLSAVFHLFRMVIPMMRKQGFGRIITYGFQGADHAPGWMHRSAFGAAKVGLASLTKTIAIEEAENGITANMVCPGKIVGDMKESTIEEARLTKDDETPIGRSGTGEDIGRIISFLCDDRSDLITGTVIEATGGLNVIHRH; this comes from the coding sequence GTGCGACACGCATTAATAACAGCGGGTTCTAAAGGACTTGGCCGGAAAGTCACCGAGTCTTTACTGAATATGGGGTATTCTGTGACAGTGAATTATCGAAGTGATGATGAAGCTGTCCGGCAGATGAAAGAAGAATTACAGCAGTACGAAGATAAGCTTCAATTTGTCCAAGGTGATGTGACAAAAAAAGAAGATTTAAAAAACATGGTAGAGCTGGCAGCAGAGCGATTTGGGCGGATTGATGCCTTGATTAATAATGCTGGTCCTTATATTTTTGAACGAAAAAAACTGGCGGACTACTCTGAAGATGAATGGTATCAAATGATGGAAGGCAACCTATCAGCAGTATTCCATTTGTTCCGAATGGTCATCCCAATGATGAGAAAACAAGGCTTTGGCCGCATAATCACTTATGGCTTCCAAGGTGCAGACCATGCGCCAGGCTGGATGCACAGATCAGCCTTTGGAGCGGCTAAAGTGGGCCTTGCGTCATTGACGAAAACCATTGCGATTGAAGAAGCCGAAAACGGCATCACCGCTAATATGGTGTGTCCAGGCAAAATCGTTGGAGACATGAAAGAATCGACAATAGAGGAAGCCCGTCTAACGAAAGACGATGAAACGCCGATAGGCAGGTCCGGCACTGGAGAGGATATAGGACGTATCATCTCATTTCTATGCGATGATCGTTCAGACCTCATTACAGGGACTGTCATTGAAGCAACAGGCGGTCTTAACGTAAT
- the ytfJ gene encoding GerW family sporulation protein → MADHPIQGLMKTAMENLKEMIDVNTIIGDPVETPDGSVILTVSKVGFGFAAGGSEFNGNQKKEKRSDEQERKEPRLPFGGGSGGGVSITPIAFLIVGTNGVRMLHLDEHTHLLDKILDSAPQAIERLQHMFKKDEREHRHKERKLDDIDL, encoded by the coding sequence ATGGCAGATCACCCAATCCAAGGTCTCATGAAGACAGCGATGGAAAACTTAAAAGAAATGATAGATGTGAATACAATCATCGGCGATCCAGTTGAAACCCCTGACGGCAGTGTCATTCTCACTGTGTCAAAGGTTGGTTTTGGATTTGCAGCCGGCGGCAGTGAATTTAATGGGAACCAAAAGAAAGAAAAGCGTTCTGATGAACAGGAACGAAAAGAACCGAGACTCCCATTTGGCGGCGGAAGCGGCGGTGGGGTGTCGATTACACCAATTGCCTTCTTAATTGTAGGAACAAACGGAGTTCGAATGCTTCATTTGGATGAACACACACATCTGCTCGATAAAATATTGGATTCTGCTCCTCAAGCAATTGAACGTCTTCAGCACATGTTTAAGAAGGATGAGCGGGAGCACCGTCACAAAGAACGAAAACTAGATGACATAGACCTTTAA
- a CDS encoding RDD family protein has product MDSTFDEVSESRSQDEESKPAFVKRASIEAQAFAGFWIRFWAFILDWLVVWGVNHLTVSPIFSLFGWSKGGGWFSPFSVTTTIVFLLYFAIMTKIYQQTLGKMVFGIKVISLEPEKKLAWDVIFFREIVGRYINTIFILYAVVGFSPKKQGVHDYFADTAVVHEHLYEKTESNV; this is encoded by the coding sequence ATGGATTCTACATTCGATGAAGTAAGCGAAAGCCGCAGCCAAGACGAAGAATCAAAGCCGGCCTTTGTGAAGCGCGCTTCAATTGAAGCACAGGCATTTGCAGGTTTTTGGATTAGATTTTGGGCATTTATTCTTGATTGGCTCGTCGTCTGGGGTGTAAACCATTTGACAGTTTCTCCAATCTTTAGTCTGTTTGGCTGGTCCAAAGGAGGGGGATGGTTTTCTCCGTTTTCCGTCACAACGACAATTGTATTCCTCCTTTATTTCGCCATCATGACGAAAATCTATCAACAAACACTTGGAAAGATGGTGTTTGGGATTAAAGTGATCTCACTTGAACCTGAGAAGAAGCTGGCTTGGGATGTTATTTTCTTTAGAGAGATTGTGGGACGCTACATTAATACGATCTTTATTCTCTATGCTGTCGTTGGGTTCTCACCGAAAAAGCAAGGGGTTCATGATTACTTTGCCGATACCGCGGTCGTCCATGAACATTTATATGAAAAAACAGAATCAAACGTATGA
- the tpx gene encoding thiol peroxidase — protein sequence MASITFKGSPVTLVGKEVKVGEQAPDFTVLTNSLGEVSLSDLAGKVTIISVIPSIDTGVCDAQTRRFNEEAAGLGPVNIYTISADLPFAQARWCGANGIENVETLSDHRDMSFGEAFGVYMKELRLLARAVFVLDPNGKVVYTEYVSEATNHPNYEKAIEAAKSLL from the coding sequence TTGGCATCGATCACATTTAAAGGAAGTCCTGTCACACTTGTAGGAAAAGAAGTAAAAGTAGGCGAGCAGGCTCCTGATTTTACGGTTTTAACGAACTCACTCGGAGAAGTTTCACTTTCTGATTTAGCAGGAAAAGTGACGATTATCTCGGTGATTCCTTCTATTGATACAGGTGTGTGTGACGCACAAACAAGACGTTTCAATGAAGAGGCAGCGGGTTTAGGCCCAGTCAATATTTATACGATTAGTGCAGACCTTCCATTTGCACAAGCACGCTGGTGCGGAGCAAACGGAATTGAAAATGTGGAGACATTATCTGATCACAGAGATATGTCATTTGGTGAAGCATTCGGAGTGTATATGAAAGAATTACGTTTATTGGCGCGCGCAGTCTTCGTATTAGACCCTAACGGAAAAGTGGTTTACACTGAATACGTTAGTGAAGCAACGAATCACCCAAATTATGAAAAAGCCATTGAAGCTGCAAAATCACTGTTATAA
- a CDS encoding class I SAM-dependent methyltransferase produces the protein MQKDQVNTIFELLDTASIRLKKQQSISYIEALAEAGEAFFQANDRNGLLKDLIEKADFAAYDHEQIRKAFQFAVLKGQKDISHPNRQMTPDTIGLFVSYLVNKFLDGQKELVVFDPAAGTGNLLLAVLNNLTAETKRGFASEIDDVLIKIAWAQANLVEKEVELFHQDSLEPLLISPVDVTVCSLPVGYYPNDERAADFELKAKEGHAFAHYLFIEQSLRYTKEGGFLFFIIPNDLFEGKESVQLKNFINDHAYMNALIQLPVSMFKDKKHAKSLFVMQKKKEGLEAPKRMLFANLPSFSQKEAMVGVMRKLDQWFIEEKEAQE, from the coding sequence TTGCAGAAAGATCAAGTGAATACGATTTTTGAACTGCTCGATACAGCTTCTATTCGATTAAAAAAGCAACAGAGCATTTCCTATATTGAAGCTTTGGCAGAAGCAGGAGAAGCCTTTTTTCAAGCAAATGATCGAAACGGTTTATTAAAGGATTTAATAGAGAAAGCAGATTTTGCTGCTTATGATCATGAGCAGATTCGTAAAGCGTTTCAGTTCGCTGTATTGAAAGGTCAAAAGGATATTTCTCATCCAAATCGCCAGATGACACCAGATACGATTGGACTGTTTGTCAGCTATTTGGTGAATAAATTTTTAGACGGTCAAAAAGAGCTTGTTGTCTTTGATCCAGCAGCGGGAACAGGAAACTTACTTCTTGCTGTTTTAAACAACCTCACTGCAGAAACAAAACGGGGCTTTGCGTCTGAAATTGATGATGTGCTCATTAAAATTGCTTGGGCTCAGGCGAATTTAGTAGAGAAAGAAGTCGAGCTTTTCCACCAGGACAGTCTTGAGCCGCTTCTGATCTCACCGGTAGATGTCACTGTTTGCAGCCTCCCGGTCGGCTACTATCCAAATGATGAGCGTGCGGCGGACTTTGAATTAAAGGCAAAAGAAGGACATGCCTTTGCCCATTATTTATTCATTGAACAAAGCCTTCGATACACAAAAGAAGGCGGCTTCTTATTCTTCATCATTCCAAACGATTTGTTTGAAGGAAAAGAGAGCGTACAATTAAAGAATTTCATCAATGATCATGCGTATATGAATGCGTTAATTCAGCTGCCAGTGTCCATGTTTAAGGATAAAAAACACGCTAAAAGCTTATTTGTGATGCAAAAGAAAAAAGAAGGGTTGGAAGCACCAAAACGAATGCTGTTTGCCAATCTTCCATCTTTCTCACAGAAGGAAGCAATGGTCGGTGTGATGAGAAAATTAGACCAATGGTTTATAGAAGAAAAAGAAGCGCAAGAATAG
- a CDS encoding argininosuccinate synthase, translated as MSQNKKVVLAYSGGLDTSVAVKWLQEQGYEVVACCLDVGEGKDLAFVQQKALQVGAIQSYMIDAKEEFAEEFALTALQAHTMYEGKYPLVSALSRPLIAKKLVEVAEKENAVAVAHGCTGKGNDQVRFEVSIKALNPDLEVLAPVREWKWSRDEEIDYAQKHGIPIPINLDSPYSIDQNLWGRSNECGILEDPWAAPPEGAYDLTNPLEKTPDTPEIIEITFEKGKPTAIDGIRYSLSDLILHLNEVAGQHGVGRIDHVENRLVGIKSREVYECPGAVTLLKAHKELEDLTLVKEVAHFKPIIEQKMAELIYNGLWFSPLKEALDAFLQETQQNVTGVVRVKLFKGHAIVEGRKSPYSLYDENLATYTKADEFDHDAAVGFINLWGLPTKVNSIVNKKEQVKA; from the coding sequence ATGTCGCAAAATAAAAAAGTTGTATTAGCATATTCCGGAGGTCTTGATACCTCTGTTGCAGTTAAATGGTTACAAGAGCAAGGATACGAAGTCGTTGCTTGCTGCCTCGACGTAGGTGAAGGAAAAGACCTGGCATTCGTTCAACAAAAAGCGCTTCAAGTCGGAGCGATTCAATCATACATGATTGACGCAAAAGAAGAATTTGCTGAAGAATTTGCACTCACTGCATTACAAGCACACACAATGTATGAAGGAAAATATCCCCTAGTATCTGCCCTATCTCGCCCGCTTATTGCCAAAAAATTAGTGGAAGTGGCAGAAAAAGAAAATGCAGTAGCAGTCGCTCATGGTTGTACTGGAAAAGGGAACGACCAAGTTCGTTTTGAAGTATCTATTAAAGCATTGAATCCAGATCTAGAAGTTCTTGCGCCAGTGCGTGAATGGAAATGGTCTCGTGATGAAGAAATCGATTATGCACAAAAACATGGTATTCCAATTCCGATTAACTTAGACAGTCCATATTCAATCGACCAAAACCTTTGGGGCAGAAGTAACGAATGTGGTATTTTAGAAGATCCTTGGGCTGCACCCCCAGAAGGTGCATATGATCTGACAAATCCACTTGAAAAAACGCCTGACACACCTGAAATCATTGAAATCACGTTTGAAAAAGGAAAACCGACAGCCATTGACGGTATCCGTTATTCATTATCTGATCTCATCCTTCATTTAAATGAAGTCGCTGGTCAGCATGGTGTTGGCAGAATCGATCACGTTGAAAACCGTCTTGTCGGCATCAAATCTCGTGAAGTGTACGAATGCCCAGGTGCTGTCACACTTCTTAAAGCACATAAAGAGCTCGAAGATTTAACGCTTGTCAAAGAAGTCGCACACTTTAAACCAATCATTGAACAAAAAATGGCTGAATTAATATACAACGGCTTATGGTTCTCACCGCTTAAAGAAGCACTAGATGCATTTTTACAAGAAACACAACAGAACGTAACAGGTGTTGTACGTGTGAAACTATTTAAAGGCCATGCCATTGTAGAAGGACGTAAATCACCATATTCACTTTATGATGAAAATCTAGCAACTTATACAAAAGCAGATGAATTCGATCATGATGCAGCTGTAGGATTTATTAACCTTTGGGGCTTACCGACAAAAGTAAACAGCATCGTGAATAAAAAGGAGCAGGTTAAAGCATGA